The Apus apus isolate bApuApu2 chromosome 8, bApuApu2.pri.cur, whole genome shotgun sequence genome has a window encoding:
- the ACAP2 gene encoding arf-GAP with coiled-coil, ANK repeat and PH domain-containing protein 2 isoform X4, with product MKVTVDFEECLKDSPRFRAALEEVEGDVTELELKLDKLVKLCIAMIDTGKAFCTANKQFMNGIRDLAQHSCKDSLVETSLTKFSDMLHEMINYHNMLFDQTQRSIKAQLQTFVKDDIRKFKEAKKQFEKVSEEKENALVKNAQVQRNKQHEVEEATNILTATRKCFRHIALDYVLQINVLQSKRRAEILKSMLSFMYAHLTFFHQGYDLFSELEPYMKDLGAQLDQLAVDAAKEKRDMEQKHSTIQQKDYSSDDTKLEYNVDAANGIVMEGYLFKRASNAFKTWNRRWFSIQNNQLVYQKKFKDNPTVVVEDLRLCTVKHCEDIERRFCFEVVSPTKSCMLQADSEKLRQAWIKAVQTSIATAYREKGDESEKQEKKSSPSTGNLESGSETKEKLLKGESALQRVQCIPGNAACCDCGLADPRWASINLGITLCIECSGIHRSLGVHFSKVRSLTLDSWEPELLKLMCELGNDVINRIYEVKLEKAGVKKPQPGSQRQEKEAYIRAKYVERKFVEKRPASVSLHESGTKVVPRSQEAKRHSGPEKSLLAGEQGAASQKVRSSDSGIQQSADDSREHLASTVSSNSLYEPEGDKQESPVFCDSKQPSPGLQLYRAAFEKNLPDMAEALAHGAEVNWVNVEENKATPLIQAVRGGSLVTCEFLLQNGANVNIRDMKGRGPLHHATVLGHTGQVCLFLKRGANQHATDEDGKDPLSIAVEAANADIVTLLRLARMNEEMRESEGLYGQPGDEIYQDIFRDFSQMASNNPEKLNRFQQSDSQKS from the exons GGCAGCTTTAGAAGAAGTAGAAGGAGATGTGACAGAACTGGAACTGAAACTTGACAAG CTGGTGAAGCTTTGTATTGCAATGATTGATACTGGGAAGGCATTCTGTACAGCCAACAAGCAGTTCATGAATGGAATTCGAGACCTTGCACAACATTCCTGTAAAGATTCATTGGTTGAG ACCAGCTTGACAAAGTTCTCCGACATGTTACATGAAATGATCAATTATCACAAT atgctGTTTGACCAAACCCAAAGATCAATTAAAGCACAGCTTCAGACTTTCGTTAAAGA TGATATTAGGAAAtttaaagaagcaaagaaacagtttgaaaaagttagtgaagaaaaagagaatgcTCTAGTAAAAAATGCCCAAGTTCAAAGAAATAAGCAACATGAAGTAGAGGAAGCAACCAATATATTGACTGCAACAAGGAAATGTTTTCGACACATAGCTCTGGATTATGTTCTTCAG ATCAACGTTCTTCAGTCTAAAAGGAgagcagaaattttaaaatcG aTGTTATCATTTATGTATGCACATCTGACTTTTTTCCATCAAGGCTATGATCTTTTTAGTGAACTGGAGCCCTACATGAAAGATCTTGGTGCACAg CTGGATCAGTTGGCTGTAGATGctgcaaaggagaagagagataTGGAGCAAAAACACTCCACTATTCAACAAAAG GATTATTCCAGTGATGATACTAAACTAGAATACAATGTAGATGCAGCCAATGGTATCGTCATGGAAGGTTATCTGTTCAAGCGAGCCAGCAATGCCTTCAAGACTTGGAACAG GCGCTGGTTCTCCATACAAAATAATCAGCTTGTGTACCAGAAGAAATTTAAG gATAATCCCACAGTAGTTGTTGAAGACTTGCGGCTTTGCACAGTCAAACACTGTGAGGACATAGAGCGACGCTTCTGTTTTGAGGTGGTTTCTCCAACAAA AAGCTGCATGCTGCAGGCTGACTCGGAAAAGCTGCGACAGGCATGGATTAAGGCTGTTCAAACCAGTATTGCTACAGCATATAGAGAGAAAGGGGATGAATCTGAG aaacaggaaaagaaatcatCCCCTTCTACTGGAAACCTAGAATCTGGCAGTGAGACAAAAGAGAAGTTGTTAAAGGGAGAAAGTGCCCTGCAGCGAGTTCAGTGTATTCCTGGTAATGCTGCCTGCTGTGATTGTGGTTTGGCAGATCCACGCTGGGCCAGTATCAACCTTGGAATCACACTGTGCATTGAGTGCTCTGGGATACACAG GAGCTTGGGAGTCCACTTTTCAAAAGTGAGATCTCTAACGCTGGATTCATGGGAACCTGAACTTCTAAAG CTTATGTGTGAATTGGGGAATGATGTTATAAATAGAATATATGAAGTGAAGTTGGAAAAAGCGGGAGTAAAGAAGCCACAACCTGGAAGCCAAAG gcaggagaaggaggcaTACATCAGAGCAAAATATGTGGAAAGAAAATTTGTAGAGAAGCGGCCTGCATCAGTATCTCTGCATGAATCTGGAACAAAAGTTGTGCCTCGAAGTCAGGAAGCAAAAAGGCACAGTGGCCCTGAAAAATCCCTTTTGGCAGGGGAACAAGGTGCAGCATCCCAAAAAG TACGAAGCAGTGACAGTGGGATCCAGCAGAGTGCTGATGACAGCAGAGAACACCTTGCCTCTACGGTGTCATCCAACAGTTTGTATGAGCCAG aaggaGACAAGCAAGAGTCTCCTGTGTTCTGTGACTCCAAACAGCCTAGTCCAGGATTGCAGCTGTATCGAGCTGCCTTTGAGAAAAATCTTCCTGATATGGCAGAAGCTTTGGCCCATGGAGCTGAAGTAAACTGGGTCAAcgtagaagaaaacaaagcaacacCACTCATTCAGGCAGTGCGAGGG GGTTCATTGGTTACTTGTGAATTCTTGCTGCAGAATGGAGCCAATGTGAACATCAGGGACATGAAAGGAAGAGGACCTCTGCACCATGCCACAGTTCTAGGACACACTGG ACAAGTGTGTTTATTCCTAAAACGAGGAGCAAACCAGCATGCCACTGATGAAGATGGGAAAGATCCATTGAGTATAGCAGTAGAAGCTGCAAATGCAGATATTGTAACATT GTTGCGCTTAGCAAGGATGAATGAAGAAATGCGTGAATCGGAAGGACTCTATGGACAGCCAG GAGATGAAATTTATCAGGACATTTTTCGTGACTTTTCTCAAATGGCATCAAATAATCCAGAGAAGCTAAACCGTTTCCAGCAGTCAGATTCCCAGAAGTCTTAA
- the ACAP2 gene encoding arf-GAP with coiled-coil, ANK repeat and PH domain-containing protein 2 isoform X1: MKVTVDFEECLKDSPRFRAALEEVEGDVTELELKLDKLVKLCIAMIDTGKAFCTANKQFMNGIRDLAQHSCKDSLVETSLTKFSDMLHEMINYHNMLFDQTQRSIKAQLQTFVKDDIRKFKEAKKQFEKVSEEKENALVKNAQVQRNKQHEVEEATNILTATRKCFRHIALDYVLQINVLQSKRRAEILKSMLSFMYAHLTFFHQGYDLFSELEPYMKDLGAQLDQLAVDAAKEKRDMEQKHSTIQQKDYSSDDTKLEYNVDAANGIVMEGYLFKRASNAFKTWNRKKPDHIRRWFSIQNNQLVYQKKFKDNPTVVVEDLRLCTVKHCEDIERRFCFEVVSPTKSCMLQADSEKLRQAWIKAVQTSIATAYREKGDESEKQEKKSSPSTGNLESGSETKEKLLKGESALQRVQCIPGNAACCDCGLADPRWASINLGITLCIECSGIHRSLGVHFSKVRSLTLDSWEPELLKLMCELGNDVINRIYEVKLEKAGVKKPQPGSQRQEKEAYIRAKYVERKFVEKRPASVSLHESGTKVVPRSQEAKRHSGPEKSLLAGEQGAASQKAVAVSSDEARRESLFCPDELDSLFSYFDTSSKLRSIRSSDSGIQQSADDSREHLASTVSSNSLYEPEGDKQESPVFCDSKQPSPGLQLYRAAFEKNLPDMAEALAHGAEVNWVNVEENKATPLIQAVRGGSLVTCEFLLQNGANVNIRDMKGRGPLHHATVLGHTGQVCLFLKRGANQHATDEDGKDPLSIAVEAANADIVTLLRLARMNEEMRESEGLYGQPGDEIYQDIFRDFSQMASNNPEKLNRFQQSDSQKS, from the exons GGCAGCTTTAGAAGAAGTAGAAGGAGATGTGACAGAACTGGAACTGAAACTTGACAAG CTGGTGAAGCTTTGTATTGCAATGATTGATACTGGGAAGGCATTCTGTACAGCCAACAAGCAGTTCATGAATGGAATTCGAGACCTTGCACAACATTCCTGTAAAGATTCATTGGTTGAG ACCAGCTTGACAAAGTTCTCCGACATGTTACATGAAATGATCAATTATCACAAT atgctGTTTGACCAAACCCAAAGATCAATTAAAGCACAGCTTCAGACTTTCGTTAAAGA TGATATTAGGAAAtttaaagaagcaaagaaacagtttgaaaaagttagtgaagaaaaagagaatgcTCTAGTAAAAAATGCCCAAGTTCAAAGAAATAAGCAACATGAAGTAGAGGAAGCAACCAATATATTGACTGCAACAAGGAAATGTTTTCGACACATAGCTCTGGATTATGTTCTTCAG ATCAACGTTCTTCAGTCTAAAAGGAgagcagaaattttaaaatcG aTGTTATCATTTATGTATGCACATCTGACTTTTTTCCATCAAGGCTATGATCTTTTTAGTGAACTGGAGCCCTACATGAAAGATCTTGGTGCACAg CTGGATCAGTTGGCTGTAGATGctgcaaaggagaagagagataTGGAGCAAAAACACTCCACTATTCAACAAAAG GATTATTCCAGTGATGATACTAAACTAGAATACAATGTAGATGCAGCCAATGGTATCGTCATGGAAGGTTATCTGTTCAAGCGAGCCAGCAATGCCTTCAAGACTTGGAACAG GAAAAAGCCAGATCATATCAG GCGCTGGTTCTCCATACAAAATAATCAGCTTGTGTACCAGAAGAAATTTAAG gATAATCCCACAGTAGTTGTTGAAGACTTGCGGCTTTGCACAGTCAAACACTGTGAGGACATAGAGCGACGCTTCTGTTTTGAGGTGGTTTCTCCAACAAA AAGCTGCATGCTGCAGGCTGACTCGGAAAAGCTGCGACAGGCATGGATTAAGGCTGTTCAAACCAGTATTGCTACAGCATATAGAGAGAAAGGGGATGAATCTGAG aaacaggaaaagaaatcatCCCCTTCTACTGGAAACCTAGAATCTGGCAGTGAGACAAAAGAGAAGTTGTTAAAGGGAGAAAGTGCCCTGCAGCGAGTTCAGTGTATTCCTGGTAATGCTGCCTGCTGTGATTGTGGTTTGGCAGATCCACGCTGGGCCAGTATCAACCTTGGAATCACACTGTGCATTGAGTGCTCTGGGATACACAG GAGCTTGGGAGTCCACTTTTCAAAAGTGAGATCTCTAACGCTGGATTCATGGGAACCTGAACTTCTAAAG CTTATGTGTGAATTGGGGAATGATGTTATAAATAGAATATATGAAGTGAAGTTGGAAAAAGCGGGAGTAAAGAAGCCACAACCTGGAAGCCAAAG gcaggagaaggaggcaTACATCAGAGCAAAATATGTGGAAAGAAAATTTGTAGAGAAGCGGCCTGCATCAGTATCTCTGCATGAATCTGGAACAAAAGTTGTGCCTCGAAGTCAGGAAGCAAAAAGGCACAGTGGCCCTGAAAAATCCCTTTTGGCAGGGGAACAAGGTGCAGCATCCCAAAAAG CGGTTGCTGTAAGTAGCGACGAGGCGAGGCGAGAGTCTCTGTTCTGTCCTGATGAACTAGATTCACTCTTCTCCTACTTTGATACCTCTTCAAAACTACGTAGTA TACGAAGCAGTGACAGTGGGATCCAGCAGAGTGCTGATGACAGCAGAGAACACCTTGCCTCTACGGTGTCATCCAACAGTTTGTATGAGCCAG aaggaGACAAGCAAGAGTCTCCTGTGTTCTGTGACTCCAAACAGCCTAGTCCAGGATTGCAGCTGTATCGAGCTGCCTTTGAGAAAAATCTTCCTGATATGGCAGAAGCTTTGGCCCATGGAGCTGAAGTAAACTGGGTCAAcgtagaagaaaacaaagcaacacCACTCATTCAGGCAGTGCGAGGG GGTTCATTGGTTACTTGTGAATTCTTGCTGCAGAATGGAGCCAATGTGAACATCAGGGACATGAAAGGAAGAGGACCTCTGCACCATGCCACAGTTCTAGGACACACTGG ACAAGTGTGTTTATTCCTAAAACGAGGAGCAAACCAGCATGCCACTGATGAAGATGGGAAAGATCCATTGAGTATAGCAGTAGAAGCTGCAAATGCAGATATTGTAACATT GTTGCGCTTAGCAAGGATGAATGAAGAAATGCGTGAATCGGAAGGACTCTATGGACAGCCAG GAGATGAAATTTATCAGGACATTTTTCGTGACTTTTCTCAAATGGCATCAAATAATCCAGAGAAGCTAAACCGTTTCCAGCAGTCAGATTCCCAGAAGTCTTAA
- the ACAP2 gene encoding arf-GAP with coiled-coil, ANK repeat and PH domain-containing protein 2 isoform X5, with amino-acid sequence MKVTVDFEECLKDSPRFRAALEEVEGDVTELELKLDKLVKLCIAMIDTGKAFCTANKQFMNGIRDLAQHSCKDSLVETSLTKFSDMLHEMINYHNMLFDQTQRSIKAQLQTFVKDDIRKFKEAKKQFEKVSEEKENALVKNAQVQRNKQHEVEEATNILTATRKCFRHIALDYVLQINVLQSKRRAEILKSMLSFMYAHLTFFHQGYDLFSELEPYMKDLGAQLDQLAVDAAKEKRDMEQKHSTIQQKDYSSDDTKLEYNVDAANGIVMEGYLFKRASNAFKTWNRKKPDHIRRWFSIQNNQLVYQKKFKDNPTVVVEDLRLCTVKHCEDIERRFCFEVVSPTKSCMLQADSEKLRQAWIKAVQTSIATAYREKGDESEKQEKKSSPSTGNLESGSETKEKLLKGESALQRVQCIPGNAACCDCGLADPRWASINLGITLCIECSGIHRSLGVHFSKVRSLTLDSWEPELLKLMCELGNDVINRIYEVKLEKAGVKKPQPGSQRQEKEAYIRAKYVERKFVEKRPASVSLHESGTKVVPRSQEAKRHSGPEKSLLAGEQGAASQKEGDKQESPVFCDSKQPSPGLQLYRAAFEKNLPDMAEALAHGAEVNWVNVEENKATPLIQAVRGGSLVTCEFLLQNGANVNIRDMKGRGPLHHATVLGHTGQVCLFLKRGANQHATDEDGKDPLSIAVEAANADIVTLLRLARMNEEMRESEGLYGQPGDEIYQDIFRDFSQMASNNPEKLNRFQQSDSQKS; translated from the exons GGCAGCTTTAGAAGAAGTAGAAGGAGATGTGACAGAACTGGAACTGAAACTTGACAAG CTGGTGAAGCTTTGTATTGCAATGATTGATACTGGGAAGGCATTCTGTACAGCCAACAAGCAGTTCATGAATGGAATTCGAGACCTTGCACAACATTCCTGTAAAGATTCATTGGTTGAG ACCAGCTTGACAAAGTTCTCCGACATGTTACATGAAATGATCAATTATCACAAT atgctGTTTGACCAAACCCAAAGATCAATTAAAGCACAGCTTCAGACTTTCGTTAAAGA TGATATTAGGAAAtttaaagaagcaaagaaacagtttgaaaaagttagtgaagaaaaagagaatgcTCTAGTAAAAAATGCCCAAGTTCAAAGAAATAAGCAACATGAAGTAGAGGAAGCAACCAATATATTGACTGCAACAAGGAAATGTTTTCGACACATAGCTCTGGATTATGTTCTTCAG ATCAACGTTCTTCAGTCTAAAAGGAgagcagaaattttaaaatcG aTGTTATCATTTATGTATGCACATCTGACTTTTTTCCATCAAGGCTATGATCTTTTTAGTGAACTGGAGCCCTACATGAAAGATCTTGGTGCACAg CTGGATCAGTTGGCTGTAGATGctgcaaaggagaagagagataTGGAGCAAAAACACTCCACTATTCAACAAAAG GATTATTCCAGTGATGATACTAAACTAGAATACAATGTAGATGCAGCCAATGGTATCGTCATGGAAGGTTATCTGTTCAAGCGAGCCAGCAATGCCTTCAAGACTTGGAACAG GAAAAAGCCAGATCATATCAG GCGCTGGTTCTCCATACAAAATAATCAGCTTGTGTACCAGAAGAAATTTAAG gATAATCCCACAGTAGTTGTTGAAGACTTGCGGCTTTGCACAGTCAAACACTGTGAGGACATAGAGCGACGCTTCTGTTTTGAGGTGGTTTCTCCAACAAA AAGCTGCATGCTGCAGGCTGACTCGGAAAAGCTGCGACAGGCATGGATTAAGGCTGTTCAAACCAGTATTGCTACAGCATATAGAGAGAAAGGGGATGAATCTGAG aaacaggaaaagaaatcatCCCCTTCTACTGGAAACCTAGAATCTGGCAGTGAGACAAAAGAGAAGTTGTTAAAGGGAGAAAGTGCCCTGCAGCGAGTTCAGTGTATTCCTGGTAATGCTGCCTGCTGTGATTGTGGTTTGGCAGATCCACGCTGGGCCAGTATCAACCTTGGAATCACACTGTGCATTGAGTGCTCTGGGATACACAG GAGCTTGGGAGTCCACTTTTCAAAAGTGAGATCTCTAACGCTGGATTCATGGGAACCTGAACTTCTAAAG CTTATGTGTGAATTGGGGAATGATGTTATAAATAGAATATATGAAGTGAAGTTGGAAAAAGCGGGAGTAAAGAAGCCACAACCTGGAAGCCAAAG gcaggagaaggaggcaTACATCAGAGCAAAATATGTGGAAAGAAAATTTGTAGAGAAGCGGCCTGCATCAGTATCTCTGCATGAATCTGGAACAAAAGTTGTGCCTCGAAGTCAGGAAGCAAAAAGGCACAGTGGCCCTGAAAAATCCCTTTTGGCAGGGGAACAAGGTGCAGCATCCCAAAAAG aaggaGACAAGCAAGAGTCTCCTGTGTTCTGTGACTCCAAACAGCCTAGTCCAGGATTGCAGCTGTATCGAGCTGCCTTTGAGAAAAATCTTCCTGATATGGCAGAAGCTTTGGCCCATGGAGCTGAAGTAAACTGGGTCAAcgtagaagaaaacaaagcaacacCACTCATTCAGGCAGTGCGAGGG GGTTCATTGGTTACTTGTGAATTCTTGCTGCAGAATGGAGCCAATGTGAACATCAGGGACATGAAAGGAAGAGGACCTCTGCACCATGCCACAGTTCTAGGACACACTGG ACAAGTGTGTTTATTCCTAAAACGAGGAGCAAACCAGCATGCCACTGATGAAGATGGGAAAGATCCATTGAGTATAGCAGTAGAAGCTGCAAATGCAGATATTGTAACATT GTTGCGCTTAGCAAGGATGAATGAAGAAATGCGTGAATCGGAAGGACTCTATGGACAGCCAG GAGATGAAATTTATCAGGACATTTTTCGTGACTTTTCTCAAATGGCATCAAATAATCCAGAGAAGCTAAACCGTTTCCAGCAGTCAGATTCCCAGAAGTCTTAA
- the ACAP2 gene encoding arf-GAP with coiled-coil, ANK repeat and PH domain-containing protein 2 isoform X3: MKVTVDFEECLKDSPRFRAALEEVEGDVTELELKLDKLVKLCIAMIDTGKAFCTANKQFMNGIRDLAQHSCKDSLVETSLTKFSDMLHEMINYHNMLFDQTQRSIKAQLQTFVKDDIRKFKEAKKQFEKVSEEKENALVKNAQVQRNKQHEVEEATNILTATRKCFRHIALDYVLQINVLQSKRRAEILKSMLSFMYAHLTFFHQGYDLFSELEPYMKDLGAQLDQLAVDAAKEKRDMEQKHSTIQQKDYSSDDTKLEYNVDAANGIVMEGYLFKRASNAFKTWNRKKPDHIRRWFSIQNNQLVYQKKFKDNPTVVVEDLRLCTVKHCEDIERRFCFEVVSPTKSCMLQADSEKLRQAWIKAVQTSIATAYREKGDESEKQEKKSSPSTGNLESGSETKEKLLKGESALQRVQCIPGNAACCDCGLADPRWASINLGITLCIECSGIHRSLGVHFSKVRSLTLDSWEPELLKLMCELGNDVINRIYEVKLEKAGVKKPQPGSQRQEKEAYIRAKYVERKFVEKRPASVSLHESGTKVVPRSQEAKRHSGPEKSLLAGEQGAASQKVRSSDSGIQQSADDSREHLASTVSSNSLYEPEGDKQESPVFCDSKQPSPGLQLYRAAFEKNLPDMAEALAHGAEVNWVNVEENKATPLIQAVRGGSLVTCEFLLQNGANVNIRDMKGRGPLHHATVLGHTGQVCLFLKRGANQHATDEDGKDPLSIAVEAANADIVTLLRLARMNEEMRESEGLYGQPGDEIYQDIFRDFSQMASNNPEKLNRFQQSDSQKS, encoded by the exons GGCAGCTTTAGAAGAAGTAGAAGGAGATGTGACAGAACTGGAACTGAAACTTGACAAG CTGGTGAAGCTTTGTATTGCAATGATTGATACTGGGAAGGCATTCTGTACAGCCAACAAGCAGTTCATGAATGGAATTCGAGACCTTGCACAACATTCCTGTAAAGATTCATTGGTTGAG ACCAGCTTGACAAAGTTCTCCGACATGTTACATGAAATGATCAATTATCACAAT atgctGTTTGACCAAACCCAAAGATCAATTAAAGCACAGCTTCAGACTTTCGTTAAAGA TGATATTAGGAAAtttaaagaagcaaagaaacagtttgaaaaagttagtgaagaaaaagagaatgcTCTAGTAAAAAATGCCCAAGTTCAAAGAAATAAGCAACATGAAGTAGAGGAAGCAACCAATATATTGACTGCAACAAGGAAATGTTTTCGACACATAGCTCTGGATTATGTTCTTCAG ATCAACGTTCTTCAGTCTAAAAGGAgagcagaaattttaaaatcG aTGTTATCATTTATGTATGCACATCTGACTTTTTTCCATCAAGGCTATGATCTTTTTAGTGAACTGGAGCCCTACATGAAAGATCTTGGTGCACAg CTGGATCAGTTGGCTGTAGATGctgcaaaggagaagagagataTGGAGCAAAAACACTCCACTATTCAACAAAAG GATTATTCCAGTGATGATACTAAACTAGAATACAATGTAGATGCAGCCAATGGTATCGTCATGGAAGGTTATCTGTTCAAGCGAGCCAGCAATGCCTTCAAGACTTGGAACAG GAAAAAGCCAGATCATATCAG GCGCTGGTTCTCCATACAAAATAATCAGCTTGTGTACCAGAAGAAATTTAAG gATAATCCCACAGTAGTTGTTGAAGACTTGCGGCTTTGCACAGTCAAACACTGTGAGGACATAGAGCGACGCTTCTGTTTTGAGGTGGTTTCTCCAACAAA AAGCTGCATGCTGCAGGCTGACTCGGAAAAGCTGCGACAGGCATGGATTAAGGCTGTTCAAACCAGTATTGCTACAGCATATAGAGAGAAAGGGGATGAATCTGAG aaacaggaaaagaaatcatCCCCTTCTACTGGAAACCTAGAATCTGGCAGTGAGACAAAAGAGAAGTTGTTAAAGGGAGAAAGTGCCCTGCAGCGAGTTCAGTGTATTCCTGGTAATGCTGCCTGCTGTGATTGTGGTTTGGCAGATCCACGCTGGGCCAGTATCAACCTTGGAATCACACTGTGCATTGAGTGCTCTGGGATACACAG GAGCTTGGGAGTCCACTTTTCAAAAGTGAGATCTCTAACGCTGGATTCATGGGAACCTGAACTTCTAAAG CTTATGTGTGAATTGGGGAATGATGTTATAAATAGAATATATGAAGTGAAGTTGGAAAAAGCGGGAGTAAAGAAGCCACAACCTGGAAGCCAAAG gcaggagaaggaggcaTACATCAGAGCAAAATATGTGGAAAGAAAATTTGTAGAGAAGCGGCCTGCATCAGTATCTCTGCATGAATCTGGAACAAAAGTTGTGCCTCGAAGTCAGGAAGCAAAAAGGCACAGTGGCCCTGAAAAATCCCTTTTGGCAGGGGAACAAGGTGCAGCATCCCAAAAAG TACGAAGCAGTGACAGTGGGATCCAGCAGAGTGCTGATGACAGCAGAGAACACCTTGCCTCTACGGTGTCATCCAACAGTTTGTATGAGCCAG aaggaGACAAGCAAGAGTCTCCTGTGTTCTGTGACTCCAAACAGCCTAGTCCAGGATTGCAGCTGTATCGAGCTGCCTTTGAGAAAAATCTTCCTGATATGGCAGAAGCTTTGGCCCATGGAGCTGAAGTAAACTGGGTCAAcgtagaagaaaacaaagcaacacCACTCATTCAGGCAGTGCGAGGG GGTTCATTGGTTACTTGTGAATTCTTGCTGCAGAATGGAGCCAATGTGAACATCAGGGACATGAAAGGAAGAGGACCTCTGCACCATGCCACAGTTCTAGGACACACTGG ACAAGTGTGTTTATTCCTAAAACGAGGAGCAAACCAGCATGCCACTGATGAAGATGGGAAAGATCCATTGAGTATAGCAGTAGAAGCTGCAAATGCAGATATTGTAACATT GTTGCGCTTAGCAAGGATGAATGAAGAAATGCGTGAATCGGAAGGACTCTATGGACAGCCAG GAGATGAAATTTATCAGGACATTTTTCGTGACTTTTCTCAAATGGCATCAAATAATCCAGAGAAGCTAAACCGTTTCCAGCAGTCAGATTCCCAGAAGTCTTAA